GCCGGTAGGCGGGGACGCGGAGCCGGGTCGGGGCGGCGAGCGACTTGATCAGGTGGCGGGGGGTGTCCACGGCGAGCACGGCGCCCCGGGCGAGGATCGCCACCCGGTCGCACAGCGCCTCGGCCTCGTCCAGGTGGTGGGTGGTGTAGACGATGGTCCGCCCGTCGCCCTTGAGGGCGCGCAGCACCTCCCAGAGCGAGCGCCGGGCCGCCGGGTCGAGGGCCGCGGTCGGCTCGTCCAGGAAGATCAGTTCCGGTTCGTGGATGAGCGCGGTGGCCAGCGCCAGGCGCTGGCGCTGCCCGCCGGAGAGCTGGTCGACCCGGCGGCCGGCCTGGTCGCCGAGGTCGACCAGGTCGAGGGCGCGCCCGGCGGCGGCCACGTCCAGGCGGTAGAGCGCGGCGACGGTGCGCAGGTGCTCCGCGGCGGTCAGCCGGGTGAAGAACGCCGAGCTCTGGGTCTGGATGCCGAGGCGGCGCAGCAGCGCGGTGTTGCGCGGCCAGGGGCTCTCGCCGAGCACCGCGACGGTGCCCGCGTCCGGTGTCCGCAGGCCTTCCACGATCTCCACCAGGGTGGTCTTGCCCGCGCCGTTGGGGCCGAGGATGCCGAAGAACTCGCCCCGCTCCACGGTCAGTGACACTCCGTCGAGTGCCTGCACGTCGCCGTAGCGCTTGCGCACGCCGTCCAGTGCCACCGCCGCCGTGTCCGGGCGGCCGTCA
The DNA window shown above is from Streptomyces sp. TLI_171 and carries:
- a CDS encoding ABC transporter ATP-binding protein — protein: MSTGDGRPDTAAVALDGVRKRYGDVQALDGVSLTVERGEFFGILGPNGAGKTTLVEIVEGLRTPDAGTVAVLGESPWPRNTALLRRLGIQTQSSAFFTRLTAAEHLRTVAALYRLDVAAAGRALDLVDLGDQAGRRVDQLSGGQRQRLALATALIHEPELIFLDEPTAALDPAARRSLWEVLRALKGDGRTIVYTTHHLDEAEALCDRVAILARGAVLAVDTPRHLIKSLAAPTRLRVPAYRLAAEDALRLAGVDQVTVEGAELVISTRSANQVLLALADLVDLEEITTRTATLEDAYLELTASGTRS